One segment of Gemmatimonadota bacterium DNA contains the following:
- a CDS encoding secondary thiamine-phosphate synthase enzyme YjbQ, with the protein MRWIQKQITLTPRPRGYHLVTDEITDKVPALADIDVGIAHVFICHTSASLTINENAAPDVRGDFERHMNVLVPEHQPYYRHDEEGPDDMPAHIKASMMGSSVSIPVTGGRLNLGIWQGIYLCEHRDRGGARRLVVTIYGSPA; encoded by the coding sequence ATGCGGTGGATACAGAAGCAGATCACCTTGACCCCCAGACCCCGGGGCTACCACCTGGTGACGGATGAGATCACCGACAAGGTCCCCGCGCTGGCGGACATCGATGTGGGCATCGCCCACGTCTTCATCTGCCACACCTCCGCTTCCCTCACCATCAATGAGAACGCGGCGCCCGACGTCCGGGGCGACTTCGAGCGCCACATGAACGTCCTCGTCCCGGAGCACCAGCCGTACTACCGTCATGACGAGGAGGGGCCGGATGACATGCCGGCACACATCAAGGCCTCGATGATGGGAAGCAGCGTGTCCATACCCGTCACCGGCGGCCGGCTGAACCTGGGTATCTGGCAGGGCATCTATCTCTGCGAACACCGGGACCGCGGCGGTGCGCGGCGACTGGTGGTCACCATCTACGGTAGTCCAGCCTGA
- a CDS encoding S9 family peptidase has translation MGARTPLYDVQWNGDGTGLVWLEQRSDTGVLVCRNGTDAPYDLTDGHPVRGGVGYGGGDYTVADDWVVFAEKDGRLYRQSLAPGTARPITPAFGAAAAPTVSPDGKWVLYVHTCESVDVIALVDGEGSGWPVNLVRGADFYMQPAWHPDGEQIAWIEWDQPQMPWDGTRLKTARIDSGRRAPDDERLIAGDTDTPVFQPAFSPDGRWLSYIVTEGEWENLVALDLDTDERRVVAGGATLADPAWVQGVRVYGWGPDGDTLYYRSNEKGFASLWKVCVSSGLKAKLETPRYTWMMQIAVSPARDTVACIASSSTVPERVITLEESEHAVHCHTVHRRSQSEMIPEADLSVPEPISWTNPDGGEVYGLYYPPASSRFSGSGKPPAIVSIHGGPTGQHRTDYSAEIPFFTNRGYACLYVNYRGSTGYGRSYMTALREHWGEYDTEDAVSGALALVERELADLDRIVIKGGSAGGFTVLNALVHHPGVFRAGLCLYGVTNLFGLATDTHKFEAKYLDLMVGTLPEHSDRYQAWSPIFHADRIVDPVAIFQGSEDKVVPPDQAESIVEVLKRNKVPHIYRLYEGEGHGWRKVETIVSFYDDVERFLKRYVL, from the coding sequence ATGGGCGCCCGGACACCGCTCTACGACGTGCAGTGGAACGGCGACGGTACCGGCCTGGTATGGCTGGAACAGCGGTCGGATACCGGTGTGCTCGTTTGCCGCAACGGCACCGACGCGCCTTACGACCTGACGGACGGCCATCCGGTCCGGGGCGGCGTCGGCTACGGGGGCGGTGACTACACCGTCGCCGATGACTGGGTCGTGTTCGCCGAAAAGGACGGCAGGCTGTACCGCCAGTCCCTGGCTCCAGGAACGGCCCGGCCGATCACGCCCGCCTTCGGCGCGGCCGCTGCGCCAACCGTGTCACCTGATGGAAAGTGGGTGCTGTACGTCCATACATGCGAATCGGTAGACGTCATCGCCCTGGTCGACGGCGAGGGCAGCGGATGGCCGGTGAACCTGGTGCGCGGCGCCGATTTCTACATGCAGCCGGCCTGGCATCCCGACGGCGAGCAGATCGCCTGGATCGAGTGGGACCAGCCGCAGATGCCCTGGGACGGCACGCGGCTGAAGACCGCCCGGATCGATTCCGGCCGCCGCGCGCCGGATGACGAGCGGTTGATCGCGGGAGATACGGATACGCCCGTATTCCAGCCCGCCTTCTCTCCCGACGGCAGGTGGCTTTCCTACATCGTTACGGAAGGAGAGTGGGAGAACCTGGTCGCGCTGGACCTCGACACGGACGAGCGGCGCGTCGTGGCCGGGGGCGCCACCCTGGCCGACCCGGCCTGGGTGCAGGGCGTACGGGTCTACGGCTGGGGGCCGGACGGCGATACCCTTTACTACCGCAGTAACGAGAAGGGCTTCGCGTCTTTGTGGAAGGTCTGCGTGTCGTCCGGCCTGAAGGCGAAGCTCGAAACACCCCGGTACACCTGGATGATGCAGATCGCCGTCTCCCCAGCCCGGGATACCGTGGCCTGTATCGCCTCTTCGTCCACCGTTCCGGAGCGCGTGATCACCCTGGAAGAAAGTGAACATGCGGTGCATTGCCATACGGTGCATCGCCGCAGCCAGTCGGAGATGATCCCCGAAGCGGACCTGTCCGTTCCCGAACCGATTTCCTGGACGAACCCGGACGGGGGCGAGGTGTACGGACTCTACTATCCGCCCGCCAGCAGCCGGTTCTCCGGGTCCGGAAAGCCGCCGGCCATCGTCAGCATCCACGGGGGACCGACCGGCCAGCATCGGACGGACTATTCCGCCGAGATCCCCTTCTTCACCAACCGGGGCTATGCCTGCCTTTACGTCAACTACCGTGGAAGTACCGGTTATGGCAGATCCTATATGACCGCCCTGCGCGAGCACTGGGGCGAGTACGACACGGAAGACGCCGTCAGCGGCGCGCTGGCCCTGGTGGAACGTGAACTCGCCGATCTGGACCGCATCGTCATCAAGGGCGGCAGCGCGGGAGGTTTTACCGTGCTCAACGCCCTGGTCCATCATCCCGGGGTCTTCCGGGCCGGCCTGTGTCTCTACGGCGTGACCAATCTCTTCGGCCTGGCCACGGATACCCACAAGTTCGAGGCGAAGTACCTGGATCTGATGGTGGGGACGCTGCCTGAGCACAGCGACCGGTACCAGGCCTGGTCGCCCATTTTCCACGCGGACCGTATTGTAGATCCGGTCGCCATATTCCAGGGCAGCGAGGACAAGGTAGTCCCGCCGGACCAGGCCGAATCGATCGTCGAGGTCCTCAAGCGGAACAAGGTTCCCCACATCTACCGGTTGTACGAGGGCGAGGGGCACGGCTGGCGAAAAGTGGAGACCATCGTTTCCTTCTACGACGACGTGGAACGGTTCCTGAAGCGGTACGTACTCTGA
- a CDS encoding proline--tRNA ligase has product MRLSQLFYQTLRETQGDAEIPSHQLLLRAGLIRQVASGIFAYLPLGLRVKRRIEAIVREEMDGIGGQEVTLPVVQPADLWRESGRWQQIGSDMARLKDRNGRDLCLAMTHEEVVTSMIRDVVRSYRQMPCLLYQIQTKFRDEPRPRAGLIRMREFTMKDGYSFHVDGGDLDDWYEKVFQAYTNIFRRCGLDAVAVRSDPGMMGGSDAHEFIEPAPSGEDTILSCEACGYRANRQVARFEKVQPAAEERLPLEDIHTPGTATIDDLSRFLDIPVTKTAKAMFMVATVADDQDGAVDRFVFAVLRGDMELSDTKLANAVGALQLRPATPEEIRAVGAEPGFGSPLGIDRSRSLLVVDDLIPACFNLVAGANRVDYHMRNVNYGRDYEADIVADIAAAGDGDACPACRAGLRADQGIEVGNIFKLGDKYSKAMNAGYLDRENVSRPIVMGCYGIGIDRLMASIVERHHDDNGICWPAAAAPFQVVVIDLSGGDPRVSDVAESVYETLVSAELEVLFDDRDDRAGVKLNDADLMGIPVRLTVGRRGVEKGVVELKLRRSGEMKNVPLGDGLAEAVKASMGT; this is encoded by the coding sequence ATGCGACTGTCACAGCTCTTCTATCAAACGCTGCGTGAGACCCAGGGCGACGCGGAAATCCCCAGCCATCAGTTGCTCCTTCGCGCGGGCCTCATCCGGCAGGTGGCTTCCGGCATCTTCGCCTACCTGCCCCTCGGCCTGCGGGTCAAACGACGCATCGAAGCGATCGTCCGCGAAGAGATGGACGGCATCGGCGGCCAGGAAGTAACGCTGCCCGTGGTGCAGCCGGCGGACCTCTGGCGGGAGAGCGGCCGGTGGCAGCAGATCGGGAGCGACATGGCCCGGCTGAAGGATCGGAACGGCCGCGACCTGTGCCTGGCCATGACCCACGAAGAAGTGGTGACGTCCATGATACGCGACGTGGTCAGAAGCTACCGTCAAATGCCCTGCCTTCTGTACCAGATCCAGACCAAGTTCAGGGATGAGCCGCGGCCCCGAGCCGGGCTGATCCGCATGCGCGAGTTCACGATGAAGGACGGCTACTCTTTTCACGTGGATGGCGGGGATCTGGACGACTGGTACGAGAAAGTCTTCCAGGCATATACCAACATATTCAGGCGCTGCGGGCTCGACGCGGTGGCGGTGCGCAGCGACCCGGGGATGATGGGCGGGTCGGACGCCCACGAGTTCATCGAACCGGCGCCGTCCGGCGAAGACACGATCCTGTCCTGCGAAGCCTGCGGTTACCGTGCAAACCGGCAGGTTGCAAGATTCGAAAAAGTCCAACCGGCCGCCGAGGAGCGGCTGCCCCTCGAGGACATCCACACGCCGGGCACCGCTACGATCGACGATCTTTCCCGTTTCCTGGACATCCCGGTGACGAAGACCGCCAAGGCCATGTTCATGGTCGCCACCGTCGCGGACGATCAGGACGGGGCGGTGGACCGGTTCGTGTTCGCCGTGCTCAGGGGCGACATGGAACTCAGCGATACCAAGCTCGCCAACGCGGTCGGAGCGCTCCAGCTCCGGCCGGCCACGCCGGAGGAGATACGCGCCGTCGGCGCGGAGCCCGGATTCGGGTCCCCCCTCGGCATAGACCGGTCCCGTTCGCTCCTCGTCGTCGACGATCTGATCCCGGCCTGCTTCAACCTGGTAGCGGGAGCCAACCGCGTCGACTATCACATGCGCAATGTGAATTACGGCCGGGACTACGAAGCCGATATCGTCGCGGACATCGCCGCGGCCGGCGACGGAGACGCCTGCCCCGCCTGCCGCGCCGGCCTCCGGGCCGACCAGGGGATCGAAGTCGGAAACATCTTCAAGCTCGGGGACAAGTACAGCAAAGCCATGAACGCGGGCTACCTGGACCGGGAGAATGTCTCCCGTCCTATCGTCATGGGGTGCTACGGGATCGGCATCGACCGCCTCATGGCATCGATCGTGGAGCGCCACCACGACGACAACGGCATCTGCTGGCCCGCGGCCGCGGCACCATTCCAGGTGGTCGTCATCGACCTGTCCGGCGGCGACCCCCGCGTATCGGACGTGGCGGAATCGGTTTACGAGACCCTGGTCTCGGCGGAACTCGAAGTGCTCTTCGACGACCGCGACGACCGCGCCGGGGTGAAGTTAAACGACGCGGACCTCATGGGCATTCCGGTGAGGCTGACCGTGGGCAGGCGCGGGGTAGAAAAAGGTGTAGTGGAACTCAAGTTACGAAGGTCGGGCGAGATGAAAAACGTGCCGCTGGGGGATGGGCTGGCGGAAGCGGTGAAAGCGTCAATGGGGACGTAA
- a CDS encoding TIM barrel protein has protein sequence MRLGVVGYAPGDPRAVTAEVLKKGMDLGVTSVCYHGPGEVLDVLTPADFNRVNALYDNLGLELAQFGIGYRECLFDPDGSVRDRVLKTICRGIEAGRALRAHNVLIRTGSLNPSGSYDPTPENHEPGRLDVLIDTLSRVADKAEEEGMTVVIETHVLTIMGSPEINRQVIEAVGSERLRVVMDFVNHFQSLDQAYHSAERLNRIFDVMGPISTVSHIKDISVEPGFVVHMNEEVPGAGVLDLVTAVRRWEEIQPEGYMLVEHLPEDKIPTAVANVRRIAEEAGVEIV, from the coding sequence ATGCGTCTGGGTGTAGTGGGATACGCGCCGGGAGATCCTCGGGCCGTTACGGCTGAGGTGTTGAAAAAGGGCATGGACCTGGGCGTCACCTCGGTTTGCTACCACGGTCCGGGCGAGGTCCTGGACGTGTTAACGCCGGCAGACTTCAACCGGGTCAACGCGCTCTATGATAATCTCGGACTGGAACTGGCCCAGTTCGGAATAGGTTACCGCGAGTGCCTCTTCGACCCGGACGGATCGGTGCGTGACCGGGTTTTAAAGACCATATGCCGCGGCATCGAAGCAGGCCGGGCGCTCAGGGCGCACAACGTATTGATCCGGACCGGCAGCCTGAACCCGTCGGGGTCCTACGACCCCACACCCGAGAACCACGAACCGGGACGGCTCGACGTGCTGATCGACACCCTGTCGCGGGTCGCGGACAAGGCGGAGGAGGAGGGGATGACCGTGGTGATCGAGACCCACGTGCTCACGATCATGGGGTCGCCCGAGATCAACCGGCAGGTGATTGAGGCCGTAGGGTCCGAACGGCTAAGGGTGGTCATGGATTTTGTGAACCACTTCCAGTCCCTGGACCAGGCCTACCACAGCGCGGAACGCTTAAACCGCATCTTCGACGTCATGGGGCCGATCTCGACGGTCTCCCACATCAAGGACATCAGCGTGGAACCCGGCTTTGTCGTCCACATGAACGAGGAAGTGCCCGGCGCCGGGGTGCTCGACCTGGTGACGGCCGTGCGGCGGTGGGAGGAGATTCAGCCGGAAGGCTACATGCTGGTGGAACATCTGCCCGAGGACAAGATCCCCACGGCGGTCGCGAATGTGCGGCGCATCGCGGAAGAGGCCGGGGTGGAGATCGTCTGA